One window of Ralstonia pickettii DTP0602 genomic DNA carries:
- a CDS encoding LuxR family transcriptional regulator gives MSIEIGKDITEVADHLLDAVFLVDTSGRIQYVSAACEGIFGYVPRDMTGEFIIDLVMAADRDRTIIEAKQVMSGKKRVGFENRYRHKDGSAVHIMWSAGWLQSERLRVGVARDITALRKKSVLDLGLALSSVPLAPHEQKVLRLLLTDASEKQIAQRLGLAVSTTHSYVTGIFRKFGVRGRAGLMSLWLENLTRD, from the coding sequence ATGAGTATCGAGATCGGAAAAGACATCACTGAAGTCGCGGACCATTTGCTGGACGCCGTGTTCCTGGTCGATACGAGCGGCCGCATCCAGTATGTCAGCGCCGCCTGCGAAGGCATATTTGGCTATGTGCCGAGAGATATGACGGGCGAATTCATCATCGATCTGGTCATGGCGGCGGACCGGGACAGGACCATCATCGAGGCCAAGCAGGTCATGTCCGGGAAGAAGCGGGTCGGTTTTGAAAACCGCTATCGCCACAAGGACGGCAGCGCCGTCCATATCATGTGGTCGGCCGGATGGCTCCAGTCGGAGCGGCTGCGCGTCGGGGTGGCGCGCGATATCACGGCGCTGAGGAAAAAAAGCGTGCTTGACCTCGGGCTGGCGCTGTCTTCCGTTCCGTTGGCGCCCCACGAGCAGAAAGTCTTGCGGCTGCTGTTGACCGACGCCTCGGAAAAGCAGATTGCCCAGCGCCTAGGCCTGGCCGTTTCCACGACCCATTCTTATGTGACCGGCATCTTCCGGAAGTTCGGCGTCAGGGGCCGTGCCGGGCTAATGAGCCTGTGGCTGGAAAACCTGACCAGGGATTAG
- a CDS encoding amidohydrolase (K01451: hipO; hippurate hydrolase [EC:3.5.1.32]) — protein sequence MHPILAALKHSADEFVAVRHDLHRHPELGFEEHRTSEIVASLLGEWGYEVERGLGTTGVVGRLRRGTGKRRLGIRADMDALPMSEVTGLPYASCHPGVMHACGHDGHTAMLLCAARYLARHGSFSGTLNLIFQPAEEGLGGAKKMMEGGLFEKYPCDAVFAMHNVPGTRAGRLLLRDGPAQASADNVTITLEGVGGHGAIPHDAVDPVVAGAAIVMGLQTIVARNVDPLKTAVITVGAFQAGTVANIIPAHAVLRLSVRALDRSVRELLEQRIKDLVSAQAQSYGVKAQVDYQRGYPVLVNTRAETEFAHQVALELLGPEHVNGQASPIAASEDFAFMLESVPGCYLWIGNGEAGKAGGCSVHNPAYDFNDGNIPVGAAYWALLCERFLVA from the coding sequence ATGCATCCCATCCTGGCCGCGCTGAAGCACAGCGCAGACGAATTCGTCGCAGTCCGGCACGACCTGCACCGGCATCCTGAACTCGGCTTCGAAGAGCATCGCACCAGCGAAATCGTGGCTAGCCTGCTTGGCGAATGGGGCTATGAGGTCGAGCGTGGACTGGGCACGACGGGTGTCGTCGGCCGCCTGCGGCGCGGCACAGGCAAGCGGCGCCTCGGCATCCGGGCCGACATGGATGCCCTGCCGATGAGCGAGGTCACGGGGCTGCCCTATGCAAGCTGCCATCCGGGTGTGATGCACGCCTGCGGGCATGATGGCCATACGGCCATGCTCCTTTGCGCGGCAAGGTACCTGGCCCGGCACGGTAGTTTCAGCGGCACCTTGAACCTCATCTTCCAGCCGGCCGAGGAAGGGCTGGGCGGCGCAAAGAAGATGATGGAGGGCGGGCTGTTCGAAAAGTATCCTTGCGATGCCGTCTTTGCCATGCACAACGTACCCGGCACGCGCGCGGGCCGATTGCTGCTGCGCGACGGACCCGCCCAGGCTTCCGCTGACAACGTGACCATCACGCTGGAAGGCGTCGGCGGACATGGGGCGATTCCCCACGACGCCGTCGACCCTGTCGTGGCAGGCGCAGCGATCGTGATGGGCTTGCAGACGATTGTGGCGCGCAATGTCGATCCGTTGAAAACGGCTGTCATTACCGTAGGGGCGTTCCAGGCCGGTACCGTCGCCAATATCATTCCCGCGCACGCCGTGCTGAGGCTGAGTGTGCGCGCATTGGACCGCAGCGTGCGTGAACTGCTCGAACAGCGCATCAAAGACCTGGTATCCGCACAGGCGCAAAGCTATGGCGTGAAAGCGCAGGTCGATTATCAGCGTGGCTACCCGGTACTTGTGAACACAAGGGCTGAGACGGAATTTGCGCATCAGGTCGCGCTAGAACTGCTGGGTCCAGAACATGTCAATGGCCAAGCGTCGCCCATTGCCGCCAGTGAGGATTTTGCGTTCATGCTGGAGTCGGTGCCTGGCTGCTATCTGTGGATTGGCAATGGCGAAGCAGGCAAGGCAGGAGGCTGCAGCGTGCACAATCCTGCTTACGACTTCAATGACGGAAACATTCCTGTGGGCGCGGCATATTGGGCCCTTTTATGCGAGCGTTTCCTGGTGGCTTAG
- a CDS encoding ABC transporter substrate-binding protein translates to MTRFKNVGRRWLGGMVAGLLFTGLAPAHGFPDRPVTLMVPFPAGGLSDVVARNLNAPLSRQFGQPVIVENLGGAGGAIAAQKVLHAPADGHLLLQAGPGELITTPLANAAIKFRSEDFRLVHMVGAVDLAILVRRDLPVKDVDELAAYAAQAAKAGKPLTYASVGVGSLYHLLGAHMSQTIGVPMTHVPYKGGAPVIQDLVGGIIDIFISPFGKPDIERMRSGQVRMLAVLSPTRLDAVKSVPSVNESKALRGFNYATWAGVFVKKDTAEPVVQALHKAIVQTLADPAVRASLDAANLPASRPVSLAESQKAYQQSIEQYRGIARAIGLQPQ, encoded by the coding sequence ATGACCCGATTCAAGAACGTTGGCCGCCGCTGGCTGGGCGGCATGGTTGCAGGACTGCTTTTTACCGGCCTGGCGCCGGCCCACGGCTTTCCTGACAGGCCGGTAACGCTGATGGTGCCTTTCCCGGCGGGCGGCCTCTCCGACGTGGTTGCGCGGAACCTGAACGCGCCGCTCTCCCGGCAGTTCGGGCAGCCGGTCATTGTCGAGAACCTTGGGGGAGCTGGTGGAGCAATTGCCGCCCAGAAGGTCCTGCACGCACCGGCCGACGGCCATTTGCTATTGCAGGCAGGGCCTGGCGAGCTCATTACTACCCCGCTGGCCAATGCGGCAATCAAATTCAGGAGCGAGGATTTCCGGCTGGTGCATATGGTCGGCGCTGTCGATCTTGCGATCCTGGTGCGCAGGGATCTGCCGGTAAAGGATGTCGACGAACTGGCCGCCTATGCCGCGCAGGCAGCCAAGGCTGGCAAGCCGCTGACGTATGCGAGCGTGGGTGTCGGCTCGCTGTATCACCTGCTCGGGGCACATATGTCCCAGACCATCGGCGTACCGATGACACACGTCCCCTACAAGGGCGGTGCGCCGGTCATCCAGGACCTCGTGGGCGGGATCATCGACATTTTTATCTCGCCGTTTGGCAAGCCCGACATTGAACGCATGCGTAGCGGTCAGGTCAGGATGCTGGCCGTGCTATCTCCGACGCGCCTGGATGCCGTGAAATCGGTGCCCAGCGTGAATGAGAGCAAGGCACTGCGGGGCTTCAATTACGCGACCTGGGCCGGCGTATTCGTGAAAAAGGACACCGCAGAGCCGGTCGTGCAAGCGCTGCACAAAGCCATTGTGCAGACGCTGGCGGATCCCGCCGTGCGCGCCAGCCTTGACGCGGCGAACCTGCCGGCATCCAGGCCAGTGTCGCTGGCGGAGAGCCAGAAGGCGTATCAGCAAAGCATCGAACAGTACCGCGGCATTGCCCGTGCCATTGGCCTGCAACCGCAGTAA
- a CDS encoding LysR family transcriptional regulator — MHLKHLKHLLMVADMASFSQAAQRLHLTQSALSRSIQTLEDELGGRLIDRHGKRNVLTPLGELIANRARRIVFEEAELHRSVELFHHHNLGAIRVGLGAGPGAVLATPFLRYMARHHPGIQVSVSLGTSDALMIQLRQRSLDAVIVEVSSVAPATDLRHELLNALQGRFICRTGHPLLQQAAGGNAITFDDVMRYPLASAPLSTEVARSLVKRFGPRADPEHCLSLRCENVRSLVEAVLDSDAILFSIVAAVRAEFAEGKLCELVTTPAVDDGPRYAFFTLAGRTEAPSMELFRRFVDEHLRD, encoded by the coding sequence ATGCATCTCAAACATCTTAAGCATCTGCTGATGGTGGCGGATATGGCGTCCTTCAGCCAGGCGGCGCAACGCCTGCACCTGACCCAGTCCGCGCTGAGCCGGAGCATCCAGACGCTGGAGGACGAACTGGGAGGCCGTCTGATCGACCGGCACGGCAAGCGCAATGTGCTGACGCCATTGGGGGAGCTGATTGCAAACCGGGCCCGGCGTATCGTGTTCGAGGAAGCCGAGCTGCACCGCAGCGTCGAACTATTCCACCATCACAACCTGGGAGCCATCCGCGTCGGCCTGGGCGCGGGGCCGGGCGCCGTGCTGGCGACGCCGTTTCTCCGATACATGGCCAGGCACCATCCCGGCATACAGGTCAGCGTGTCGCTTGGCACTTCCGATGCGCTGATGATCCAGCTGCGTCAGCGTTCGCTTGATGCCGTCATCGTGGAGGTGAGCAGCGTGGCGCCAGCCACGGACCTTCGCCACGAACTGCTTAACGCGTTGCAAGGTCGTTTTATCTGCCGCACAGGACATCCGCTTCTGCAACAGGCCGCCGGCGGCAACGCCATAACGTTCGACGATGTCATGCGATATCCGCTGGCTTCCGCCCCACTCAGCACGGAAGTCGCACGCAGCCTGGTGAAGCGCTTCGGGCCGCGAGCCGATCCGGAGCATTGCCTGAGCCTCAGGTGCGAGAATGTCCGGAGCCTGGTCGAAGCTGTGCTGGATTCCGACGCGATCCTGTTCAGCATCGTCGCGGCGGTGCGTGCGGAATTTGCCGAAGGGAAACTATGCGAGCTGGTCACCACGCCGGCGGTCGACGACGGGCCACGCTATGCCTTTTTCACGCTTGCAGGGCGCACTGAGGCGCCAAGCATGGAGTTGTTCCGCAGATTCGTGGATGAGCATTTGCGGGACTAG
- a CDS encoding glutamate carboxypeptidase (catalyzes the release of C-terminal glutamate residues from N-acylating moieties~K01295: E3.4.17.11; glutamate carboxypeptidase [EC:3.4.17.11]), with translation MPRRISLSATSLFIACATLAGTAAAAPVEPVHQLAQQEKPALIATLKDLVSIESGSKDIEGLDRIATLIRDRLAALGATEAKLVEPAEIYRMEDTPKQVGKMVMAQFKGSGKRNVMLIAHMDTVYLRGMLAQQPFRIEGDRAYGLGIADDKNGVAVILHTIAILQKMKFKDYGTLTVLINGDEEISSPGARAVLSRLGAQQDAVFSCEASRVNGDRLSLATSGIGSIYLTVQGKASHAGSAPEQGRNALYELSHQVLQMRDLSNPATGLKVNWTVSSSGTNRNVIPATASAQADVRVLRTADYDSLEKTLQERIRKQLIPDTKVEVKFERRRPPLEVTDAARKLAAHAQGVYAEIGETLQVHDTAEGGGTDAAFAAAATKAPVIERFGLRGFGAHSNDAEYVDLNSVTPRLYLLTRMIMDVSQEKTGR, from the coding sequence ATGCCTCGCCGTATCTCCCTTAGCGCCACCAGTCTGTTCATCGCCTGCGCCACGCTTGCCGGTACCGCGGCTGCCGCCCCGGTCGAACCGGTTCACCAGCTCGCGCAACAGGAGAAGCCTGCACTCATCGCGACCCTGAAAGACCTGGTGTCGATCGAGTCCGGCAGCAAGGACATCGAAGGGCTGGACCGCATCGCCACGCTGATCCGCGACCGGCTGGCGGCACTGGGCGCCACCGAAGCCAAGCTGGTCGAGCCCGCCGAAATCTACCGGATGGAAGACACGCCCAAGCAGGTGGGCAAGATGGTGATGGCGCAGTTCAAGGGCAGCGGCAAGCGCAACGTCATGCTGATCGCCCATATGGACACCGTGTACCTGCGTGGCATGCTGGCCCAGCAGCCCTTCCGCATCGAGGGTGACCGCGCCTACGGGCTGGGCATCGCCGACGACAAGAACGGCGTGGCCGTGATCCTGCACACCATCGCCATCCTGCAGAAGATGAAGTTCAAGGACTACGGCACGCTGACGGTGCTGATCAACGGCGACGAGGAAATCAGCTCGCCCGGTGCGCGCGCCGTGCTGAGCCGGCTGGGCGCGCAGCAGGATGCCGTGTTCTCGTGCGAGGCCAGCCGCGTCAACGGCGACCGCCTGTCGCTGGCGACCAGCGGCATCGGCTCGATCTATCTCACGGTGCAGGGCAAGGCGTCGCACGCGGGCAGTGCGCCGGAGCAGGGCCGCAATGCGCTCTATGAACTGTCGCACCAGGTCCTGCAGATGCGCGACCTGTCCAATCCGGCCACCGGCCTCAAGGTCAACTGGACCGTCTCCTCGTCCGGCACCAATCGCAACGTGATCCCGGCCACCGCTAGCGCGCAGGCAGACGTACGCGTGCTGCGCACCGCTGACTACGATAGCCTTGAGAAAACGCTGCAGGAACGCATCCGCAAGCAGCTGATTCCCGACACCAAGGTGGAAGTGAAATTCGAGCGCCGCCGTCCGCCGCTCGAGGTAACCGACGCGGCACGCAAGCTCGCCGCGCATGCGCAGGGCGTCTATGCCGAGATCGGCGAAACGCTCCAGGTCCATGACACCGCGGAGGGCGGTGGCACTGACGCGGCCTTTGCCGCTGCGGCCACCAAAGCGCCGGTGATCGAACGCTTCGGGCTGCGCGGGTTCGGCGCCCACTCCAACGATGCCGAGTATGTCGACCTGAACTCGGTCACGCCGAGGCTGTACCTGTTGACGCGGATGATCATGGATGTGTCGCAGGAGAAGACCGGGCGGTGA
- a CDS encoding D-amino acid dehydrogenase (K00285: dadA; D-amino-acid dehydrogenase [EC:1.4.99.1]) translates to MTKEILVLGAGMVGVCTALALRQRGHAVVLVDRQAPGRETSYGNAGIIQREAVQPYAFPREWMAVLRVITRQGNDVHYHPLALASLLPTLARYWRESAPARYAGTVTAYSALIRHCLTEHERLLTLAGAQDLVSRSGWLQGYRRNLPFEQAARNATEVARLHGLDCRILDSAGLAATEPALHGSMAGAIHWRDPWTIADPGELVNRYATYFENEGGTIRRGDATTLKQTGTGWTVATDDGPLTAAHAVIALGPWAPALTRPLGYRFPLFVKRGYHRHYAADPMPKLPLLDAENGLMLAPMKRGLRLTTGAEFAHHEAPATPVQLLRAERYASELVRLGEPVEATPWLGARPCVADMRPIVGRAPRHPGLWFNFGHAHQGFTLGPATARLLAELIDEEVPYIDALPYDPIRFGG, encoded by the coding sequence ATGACCAAGGAGATCCTGGTACTCGGCGCCGGCATGGTCGGCGTCTGCACGGCGCTGGCGCTGCGCCAGCGCGGCCACGCGGTCGTGCTGGTCGACCGGCAGGCACCCGGCAGGGAAACCTCGTATGGCAACGCCGGCATCATCCAGCGCGAAGCGGTGCAGCCCTATGCCTTTCCGCGCGAGTGGATGGCCGTGCTGCGCGTGATTACCCGCCAGGGCAACGATGTCCACTACCACCCGCTGGCGCTGGCGAGCCTGCTGCCGACGCTGGCGCGCTACTGGCGCGAATCGGCGCCCGCGCGGTATGCCGGGACGGTGACGGCCTATAGCGCACTGATCCGCCACTGCCTCACCGAGCATGAACGCCTGCTCACGCTGGCCGGCGCCCAGGACCTCGTGAGCCGGTCGGGATGGCTGCAGGGTTATCGTCGCAACTTGCCGTTCGAGCAGGCGGCGCGCAATGCCACCGAGGTGGCGCGGCTGCACGGACTCGATTGCCGGATTCTCGACAGCGCAGGGCTTGCCGCCACCGAGCCGGCGCTGCACGGGTCCATGGCCGGCGCGATCCACTGGCGCGACCCCTGGACCATCGCCGACCCCGGCGAGTTGGTGAACCGCTACGCCACGTACTTCGAAAACGAGGGCGGCACCATCCGCCGGGGCGATGCCACCACGCTGAAGCAAACGGGCACCGGCTGGACCGTGGCCACCGACGACGGGCCGCTCACGGCGGCCCATGCGGTGATCGCGCTCGGGCCTTGGGCTCCGGCTTTGACCCGGCCGCTCGGCTACCGTTTTCCGCTGTTCGTGAAGCGCGGATACCACCGCCACTACGCAGCCGATCCGATGCCGAAACTGCCGCTGCTCGATGCCGAGAACGGCCTGATGCTGGCGCCCATGAAGCGCGGCCTGCGCCTGACCACGGGTGCCGAATTCGCGCACCACGAAGCGCCGGCGACGCCCGTCCAGTTGCTGCGGGCCGAACGCTACGCCAGCGAACTGGTGCGGCTTGGCGAACCGGTCGAAGCTACGCCGTGGCTGGGGGCCAGACCTTGCGTCGCGGACATGCGCCCCATCGTGGGCAGGGCGCCGCGCCATCCCGGTTTGTGGTTCAACTTCGGGCATGCGCACCAGGGCTTCACGCTGGGCCCGGCCACGGCGCGACTGCTCGCCGAACTGATAGACGAGGAGGTGCCCTATATCGATGCTTTGCCGTACGACCCGATCCGCTTCGGGGGCTGA
- a CDS encoding LysR family transcriptional regulator, protein MPNRQSIESTLSPLVPAQATMSYRILQETAVRYFLEVVRTGSVKDAAQKLNVAPSAVSRQIAKLESELDTLLFDRRARGLVPNAAGELLAAHAKRAQQDIERVTGDIQALRGLRVGQVRLASVEGLAHDFIPTLAASFREKYGGIRFDLDVCPQGDIAKRIRDGEADVGITLSGLPELDIEVELRHPAPVLAVMSPDHPLAGQRQLSLSQVVAHPLALPPKDSSLRQLLDTGCSRQGLSYQTVFSSNQLNSLLGFAAAGGGVITFYGELSVRSQLKAGTIAAVPLRDREMNERYVEIQTLARRNLPPAGRAFVQHLAAAITQIGEA, encoded by the coding sequence TTGCCGAATCGGCAATCAATAGAATCGACCTTGTCGCCCCTTGTCCCTGCCCAAGCCACCATGTCCTACCGCATCCTGCAGGAAACCGCTGTCCGCTACTTCCTCGAGGTCGTGCGCACCGGCTCGGTCAAGGACGCCGCCCAGAAGCTCAATGTGGCGCCGTCGGCGGTCAGCCGGCAGATCGCCAAGCTGGAAAGCGAGCTCGACACCTTGTTGTTCGACAGGCGGGCGCGGGGCCTCGTCCCCAATGCGGCGGGAGAGTTGCTGGCTGCCCATGCCAAGCGGGCGCAGCAGGACATCGAGCGCGTCACGGGGGATATCCAGGCGCTGCGCGGCCTGCGCGTGGGGCAGGTCCGACTGGCGAGCGTGGAGGGCCTGGCGCACGATTTCATTCCGACGCTGGCGGCGAGCTTCCGCGAGAAGTACGGCGGCATCCGCTTCGACCTGGACGTCTGCCCGCAGGGCGACATTGCCAAGCGCATCCGCGACGGTGAAGCTGACGTCGGCATCACGCTGAGCGGGCTTCCGGAACTGGATATCGAGGTGGAGCTGCGCCATCCGGCGCCCGTGCTGGCGGTCATGTCCCCGGATCATCCGCTGGCGGGCCAGCGCCAGCTTTCCTTGTCCCAGGTCGTCGCCCATCCGCTGGCGTTGCCGCCCAAGGACAGTTCGCTGCGGCAGTTGCTCGACACAGGTTGCAGCCGCCAGGGATTGAGCTACCAGACCGTGTTTTCCAGCAACCAGCTGAATTCCTTGCTCGGATTCGCGGCAGCAGGGGGCGGCGTGATTACCTTCTACGGGGAGCTTTCGGTACGGAGCCAGCTGAAGGCGGGCACCATCGCCGCCGTGCCCTTGCGCGACCGGGAGATGAACGAGCGCTATGTCGAGATCCAGACCCTGGCCCGGCGCAACCTGCCACCCGCGGGGCGGGCTTTCGTCCAGCACCTGGCCGCGGCCATTACGCAGATTGGCGAGGCATGA
- a CDS encoding ABC transporter substrate-binding protein translates to MRSPTHRVLFVLTACGLAAGTALAPAVTAAQGSYPSKPIQLILPFPPGGATDVVGRVIARKMGERLGQTVVVENRPGAGTVVAASYVAKSAPDGYTLMATSGTTFTVNPAVYARLPYDPQKNFDPIGQIGSTGLILLANRDVPVNNLKEFVTAAKAEPGKYSYGSFGAGTTAHFAAEQLLNLTGTKLLHVPYKGSAPAMTDLIGGQIPFSVDTVAAALPQLKAGKIKAIAVTTAKRSSLLPNVPTVAESGYPGMDASTWIALVAPHGVPPEVKAKLEKALAESVADPATRKQLTDNGIEPSYAPGKQVSTMIEKEIPQMRAIAQRANIKLD, encoded by the coding sequence ATGCGATCCCCCACCCACCGCGTCTTGTTCGTCCTGACGGCCTGCGGCCTCGCCGCCGGAACTGCTCTGGCGCCGGCCGTTACCGCCGCGCAAGGCAGCTATCCATCCAAGCCGATCCAGCTGATCCTGCCGTTTCCGCCAGGCGGCGCCACCGATGTGGTCGGCCGCGTGATCGCCAGGAAAATGGGCGAACGCCTTGGCCAGACCGTGGTGGTTGAGAACCGTCCCGGCGCCGGCACCGTCGTCGCGGCCAGCTATGTGGCCAAGTCGGCACCGGACGGCTACACCCTGATGGCGACGTCGGGCACCACGTTCACGGTCAATCCCGCGGTCTACGCGCGGCTGCCCTATGACCCGCAGAAGAACTTCGATCCGATCGGCCAGATCGGCTCGACCGGCCTGATCCTGCTGGCGAACCGCGATGTGCCCGTGAACAACCTCAAGGAGTTTGTCACCGCGGCCAAGGCCGAGCCTGGCAAATACTCGTACGGCTCGTTCGGCGCCGGCACCACGGCCCATTTCGCCGCGGAGCAGTTGCTGAACCTCACCGGCACCAAGCTGCTGCATGTGCCCTATAAGGGTAGCGCCCCCGCCATGACCGACCTGATCGGCGGCCAGATCCCGTTCAGCGTGGACACCGTGGCCGCGGCCCTCCCGCAGCTCAAGGCCGGCAAGATCAAGGCCATCGCGGTCACCACAGCGAAGCGCTCGTCGCTGTTGCCCAATGTGCCGACCGTCGCCGAAAGCGGCTATCCCGGCATGGACGCCAGCACCTGGATCGCGCTGGTCGCGCCGCATGGCGTGCCGCCGGAAGTCAAGGCGAAGCTGGAAAAGGCGCTGGCCGAATCCGTCGCCGATCCGGCCACGCGCAAGCAGCTGACCGACAACGGCATCGAGCCCTCCTACGCGCCCGGCAAGCAAGTCAGCACCATGATCGAAAAGGAAATCCCGCAGATGCGGGCCATTGCGCAACGCGCAAATATCAAGCTCGACTGA